The following are encoded in a window of Lacinutrix sp. WUR7 genomic DNA:
- a CDS encoding aspartate kinase: MLVLKFGGTSVGSIENMIHVKDIINNGQQKVVVLSAMSGTTNALVAISEYIKIKNIDKALIVIDALRNNYSKTITSLLSNPALHAEVSAYVYTIFDDLETLVNKPYSILLYNQIVAQGELLSTFIFSRYLQQENINAALLPALDFMRIDKTYEPDNYYIQQNLNRIITGTPDAEIYITQGFISRDAEGNIANLQRGGSDYTATIIGAVLKAEEVQIWTDIDGFHNNDPRFVENTKAISNLSFDESAELAYFGAKILHPQTVMPVRALDIPVRLKNTMSPASHGTLITNEVHGEGIKAIAAKDNITAIKIKSARMLLAHGFLKKVFEIFERYETSIDMITTSEIAVSLTIDDTTHLEAIVEELERFSIVEVDDYMSIVCLVGNAIIFHADTPNLFQILQDVSVRMISYGGSNNNISLLINTSDKVETLKKLQRYVFENDGVLV, encoded by the coding sequence ATGTTGGTATTAAAATTTGGAGGTACATCTGTTGGGTCTATAGAAAACATGATTCATGTAAAGGATATCATTAATAACGGACAACAAAAAGTGGTGGTTTTGTCGGCAATGTCAGGTACTACAAATGCATTGGTTGCCATTTCAGAGTACATAAAAATCAAAAATATAGACAAGGCTCTTATTGTGATTGATGCCTTAAGAAATAACTATAGTAAAACCATTACGTCTTTACTTAGTAATCCTGCTTTGCATGCTGAAGTTTCAGCCTATGTATATACAATATTTGATGATTTAGAAACGCTGGTGAACAAGCCTTATTCTATCTTATTATATAACCAAATTGTAGCGCAAGGTGAATTGTTATCTACCTTTATTTTTAGTCGTTACTTACAACAAGAAAATATAAATGCAGCATTATTGCCGGCTTTAGATTTTATGCGAATTGATAAAACATACGAGCCAGATAACTATTATATACAACAGAATTTAAACCGAATTATTACGGGAACTCCCGATGCAGAGATTTACATCACGCAAGGTTTTATTAGTCGGGATGCCGAAGGTAATATTGCGAACTTACAACGTGGCGGAAGCGATTATACGGCAACCATTATTGGTGCAGTTTTAAAAGCGGAAGAAGTACAGATTTGGACAGATATTGACGGATTCCATAATAACGATCCGCGTTTTGTGGAAAACACGAAGGCCATCTCTAATTTGTCTTTTGATGAATCTGCAGAGTTAGCATATTTTGGAGCAAAAATTTTGCATCCACAAACCGTAATGCCAGTTCGTGCATTAGATATTCCAGTGCGATTAAAAAATACCATGTCACCAGCATCTCATGGTACCTTAATCACTAATGAAGTGCATGGTGAAGGTATTAAAGCAATTGCTGCAAAAGATAACATCACAGCAATAAAAATTAAATCGGCTAGAATGTTACTAGCACATGGTTTTTTAAAGAAAGTATTTGAGATTTTTGAGCGTTATGAAACGTCTATCGATATGATTACTACTTCCGAAATTGCAGTTTCGTTAACTATCGATGATACTACACATTTAGAAGCTATTGTAGAAGAATTAGAGCGTTTTTCAATTGTAGAGGTAGATGATTATATGAGTATAGTTTGTTTGGTTGGAAATGCTATCATTTTTCATGCAGATACTCCGAATTTATTTCAGATTTTACAAGATGTGAGTGTTCGTATGATTTCTTACGGAGGATCTAATAATAACATCTCGTTATTAATTAATACTAGCGATAAAGTAGAAACCTTGAAAAAACTACAGCGTTATGTTTTTGAGAATGATGGGGTTTTGGTGTAG
- a CDS encoding alpha/beta fold hydrolase → MILDHKGINIFYTDQGAGTAIVLLHGFLENSTMWNAFLPELTKRNRVICIDLLGHGKTPCLGYVHTMEDMAEAVLAVLNHLKLRRYYMIGHSMGGYVALAFAEENHKNLKGLCLMNSTYEADDDERKLLRARANKMIHTNFNNMVRMSFANLFSKKSKTVYKAEFDTALKEALKTPVQGYIACQEGMRRRPNRQEVFQSLEGKRTILIGENDPVVDGEKLIKETKNTQINTVVLSEGHMSHIENPIQLLKEIVHFIE, encoded by the coding sequence ATGATTTTAGATCACAAAGGCATAAATATTTTTTACACAGATCAAGGTGCAGGTACAGCTATCGTTTTATTACACGGTTTTCTAGAAAACAGTACGATGTGGAATGCCTTTTTACCAGAACTCACCAAAAGAAACCGCGTAATTTGTATCGATTTATTGGGTCACGGAAAAACACCTTGCTTAGGATATGTGCATACTATGGAAGACATGGCCGAAGCTGTTCTTGCGGTTTTAAATCATTTAAAACTACGAAGGTATTATATGATTGGTCATTCTATGGGTGGATATGTTGCTTTGGCTTTCGCCGAAGAAAACCATAAAAACTTAAAAGGATTATGTTTAATGAATTCAACTTATGAAGCCGATGATGACGAACGTAAATTACTTCGCGCTAGAGCAAACAAGATGATACACACCAATTTTAACAATATGGTACGTATGTCTTTTGCTAATTTATTTAGTAAAAAAAGCAAAACAGTATATAAAGCGGAATTTGATACTGCTTTAAAAGAAGCTCTAAAAACTCCTGTTCAAGGATATATTGCTTGTCAGGAAGGTATGCGACGAAGACCAAACAGACAAGAAGTATTTCAGTCTTTAGAGGGTAAAAGAACGATCCTTATAGGAGAAAATGATCCTGTAGTGGATGGAGAAAAGTTAATTAAAGAAACTAAAAACACCCAAATTAACACGGTAGTTTTAAGCGAAGGACACATGAGTCATATTGAAAACCCAATCCAACTCCTGAAAGAGATTGTGCATTTCATCGAATAA
- a CDS encoding cupredoxin domain-containing protein, translating into MKNLFIAIFLVAFSITATAQDKMTKSTTATTVVLEQTLGEFTQKELTLKEGTYVFQVSNNNAAPEVGLVLIEAGKDGADSKNHIADAYVSQMVKHGKTESSKEVTLTKGTYQYFCPFNKTPQYTLTVE; encoded by the coding sequence ATGAAGAATTTATTTATCGCAATCTTTTTAGTAGCATTTTCAATCACGGCTACAGCACAAGACAAAATGACTAAAAGTACAACTGCAACAACTGTTGTGTTAGAACAAACATTAGGAGAATTCACGCAGAAAGAATTAACGCTTAAAGAAGGGACCTATGTATTTCAAGTTTCTAATAATAATGCCGCGCCAGAAGTTGGTCTGGTTTTAATAGAAGCAGGAAAAGATGGAGCAGATTCTAAAAATCATATTGCAGATGCTTATGTTTCTCAAATGGTAAAACACGGTAAAACAGAATCTTCAAAAGAGGTAACGCTTACCAAAGGAACGTATCAATATTTTTGTCCTTTTAATAAAACACCACAATATACTTTAACCGTAGAGTAG
- the thiL gene encoding thiamine-phosphate kinase, with amino-acid sequence MIEDKNQQRTALSDLGEFGLIDHLTSQFEISHKSTIKAIGDDAAVLEFKNKQIVVTTDLLVEGVHFDLSYVPLKHLGYKAVVVNLSDVFAMNANATQITVSIAVSNRFPLEAIEELYAGIATAAKIYDVDVVGGDTTSSTSGLLISITAIGEVEKEDVVYRSGAKPNDLLVVTGDIGGAYMGLQVLEREKQVFLVNPNSQPDMEPYAYIMERQLKPEARKDIVKLFKDLEVKPSSMIDISDGLSSEIMHLCKHSNVGCDLYEDKLPLDPQVISTCEEFNLDSTTVALSGGEDYELLFTISQEDYPKIKANPNFTVIGYMTEPNVGMHLVTRGETKIPLQAQGWNSLNDQE; translated from the coding sequence ATGATAGAAGATAAAAATCAACAACGTACCGCATTAAGTGATTTAGGAGAATTTGGATTAATTGACCACTTAACTTCTCAGTTTGAAATTTCACATAAATCAACAATTAAAGCAATTGGAGATGATGCTGCAGTTTTAGAATTTAAGAATAAACAAATTGTAGTTACTACAGATTTGTTGGTAGAAGGTGTGCATTTTGATTTAAGCTATGTGCCTTTAAAACACCTAGGTTATAAAGCGGTTGTTGTTAATTTATCAGACGTGTTTGCTATGAATGCAAATGCCACTCAAATTACAGTGTCTATTGCGGTTTCTAATCGTTTTCCGTTAGAAGCTATAGAAGAGTTATATGCAGGGATTGCTACTGCAGCAAAAATTTATGATGTGGATGTGGTAGGAGGAGATACCACTTCATCTACTTCAGGATTATTAATTTCTATTACTGCTATTGGGGAAGTAGAAAAAGAAGATGTAGTGTATAGAAGTGGTGCAAAACCAAACGATTTACTAGTGGTTACTGGTGATATTGGTGGTGCATATATGGGATTACAAGTTTTAGAACGCGAAAAGCAAGTGTTTTTGGTAAATCCGAATAGCCAACCAGATATGGAGCCTTACGCTTATATTATGGAAAGACAATTAAAACCGGAAGCTAGAAAAGATATTGTAAAACTTTTTAAAGATTTAGAGGTGAAGCCTTCTTCTATGATAGATATAAGTGATGGTTTATCTTCTGAAATCATGCATTTATGTAAACACAGTAATGTGGGTTGTGATTTGTATGAAGACAAATTACCATTAGATCCTCAAGTAATTTCTACTTGCGAAGAATTTAATTTAGATAGCACAACGGTTGCTTTAAGTGGCGGTGAGGATTATGAATTGCTATTTACGATTTCGCAAGAAGACTATCCTAAAATTAAAGCAAATCCTAATTTCACGGTAATTGGTTATATGACAGAGCCAAATGTAGGTATGCATTTAGTAACTAGAGGAGAAACTAAAATACCATTACAAGCGCAAGGTTGGAACTCGCTTAACGATCAAGAATAA
- a CDS encoding glycosyl hydrolase, producing the protein MKIRVFFTFLICFMLSAEAQQPATASSLVQNALKEKQVLIENSLVKNIPFENIGPSIMSGRVVDIEVNPENTIEFYVAYASGGLWHTLNNGSTFTPVLDTAQTQNIGDIAVDWNNKTLWVGTGENNSSRSSYAGIGILKSNDNGKTWTNVGLHDSHHIGRILINPNNPEEVTVGVIGHLYSPNAERGVYKTMNGGKTWKQTLFVNDVSGIIDLQYAPNNYNIMFAAAWERDRKAWHFNGNGNNSAIYKSIDAGETWIKISTEASGFPTGNGVGRIGLAIYDDNIIYALHDNQFRRKETTKKTDKRGLTKEDFKTMSSEDFLNLEDKKLNGFLKMNGFQEKYRAENVKQMVRSGNVKPTDIARYLEDANTMLFDSPVIGAEVYKSKDGGKTWSKTHEDYLDDLYYSYGYYFGEIRVDPQNENGIYAMGVPILKSKDGGKTFVSISKENVHADHQALWVNPKKAGHLINGNDGGLNLSYDDGESWEKLNVNAVGQFYTINVDNEKPYNVYGGLQDNGVWVGANNAKQNKGWQQSGHNPWESLMGGDGMQIQIDSRNANLLYTGYQFGNYYRINRETKAQKYIQPKHELGENPYRFNWQTPILLSPHNQDILYLGGNKLMRSMNQGDDWKAISQDLTNGGKKGNVAYGTLTSISESPFAFGLIYTGSDDGLVYVTKDAGGSWENISANLPKDLWVTRVIASQHKEERVYVTLNGYRWDDFNSYVYVSEDYGNTWKSIRSNIPMSPVNVIKEDPENENILYLGTDNGAYVTFNKGAKWEVFHKNLPAVAVHDLVIQPEAKDLLLATHGRSFYKTNIAPLQKMNVNLLSKKITLFPFEDVRYSARWGSSWSKWFDANTPLEIIKFYGNTSETKEVKILSEKQSILNTISVEADKGFNYVDYDLSLTENGRKVLLKENTSIDIEAAKNGVYYLPKGTYFIQIDAEKVKFEVK; encoded by the coding sequence ATGAAAATTAGAGTCTTTTTTACGTTTTTAATATGTTTTATGCTTTCTGCGGAAGCGCAACAACCAGCAACAGCTTCCAGCTTGGTTCAAAATGCTTTAAAAGAGAAACAGGTATTAATAGAAAACTCGCTAGTTAAAAATATTCCTTTTGAAAATATTGGGCCATCTATAATGAGTGGTCGCGTTGTCGATATAGAAGTGAATCCAGAAAATACCATAGAGTTTTATGTAGCCTATGCGTCTGGCGGATTATGGCATACCCTAAATAATGGGTCTACTTTTACGCCAGTTTTAGATACTGCACAAACACAAAATATTGGAGATATTGCTGTCGATTGGAATAACAAAACCCTTTGGGTTGGTACTGGTGAAAATAATTCTTCACGTTCTTCGTATGCCGGAATTGGTATTCTAAAGTCGAACGATAACGGAAAAACATGGACCAATGTTGGGCTTCACGACTCGCATCATATTGGTCGTATTTTAATTAATCCGAATAATCCAGAGGAAGTAACAGTCGGTGTTATTGGACATTTATATTCTCCAAATGCAGAGCGTGGTGTGTATAAAACGATGAATGGCGGAAAAACATGGAAGCAAACCCTTTTTGTAAATGATGTAAGCGGAATCATAGATTTACAATATGCACCAAATAATTACAATATCATGTTTGCTGCTGCTTGGGAGCGTGATAGAAAAGCTTGGCATTTTAACGGAAACGGAAATAACTCCGCGATATATAAAAGTATAGATGCAGGAGAAACTTGGATAAAAATTTCCACAGAAGCTAGTGGATTTCCAACAGGAAATGGTGTTGGTAGAATTGGATTGGCAATTTACGATGATAATATTATTTATGCATTGCATGATAATCAATTCCGAAGAAAAGAAACCACCAAAAAAACAGATAAACGTGGTTTAACAAAAGAAGATTTTAAAACCATGAGCTCAGAAGACTTCTTGAATCTAGAAGATAAAAAGCTAAATGGGTTTTTAAAAATGAATGGTTTTCAAGAAAAGTATCGTGCAGAAAATGTAAAGCAAATGGTACGTAGTGGCAATGTAAAACCGACAGATATAGCACGTTATTTAGAAGACGCAAATACCATGCTTTTTGATAGTCCGGTAATTGGCGCTGAGGTGTATAAAAGTAAAGATGGTGGAAAAACGTGGAGCAAAACACATGAAGACTATTTAGACGATTTGTATTATAGTTATGGATATTATTTTGGAGAAATCCGCGTGGACCCGCAAAATGAAAATGGTATTTATGCTATGGGAGTTCCTATTTTAAAATCGAAAGATGGCGGAAAAACTTTTGTTTCTATCAGTAAAGAAAACGTGCATGCAGATCATCAAGCACTATGGGTAAACCCTAAAAAAGCAGGGCATTTAATAAATGGTAATGATGGCGGTTTAAATTTAAGCTATGATGATGGTGAAAGTTGGGAGAAGCTAAACGTAAATGCCGTTGGGCAATTTTATACCATAAATGTAGATAATGAAAAACCATATAATGTATATGGTGGTTTGCAAGATAATGGCGTTTGGGTTGGTGCAAATAATGCAAAGCAAAATAAGGGGTGGCAGCAAAGTGGTCATAATCCTTGGGAGAGTTTAATGGGCGGTGATGGTATGCAAATTCAAATAGATTCTAGAAATGCGAATCTGTTGTATACCGGTTATCAGTTTGGTAATTATTATAGAATTAATCGCGAAACTAAAGCGCAGAAATACATTCAGCCAAAACATGAATTGGGTGAAAATCCGTATCGATTTAATTGGCAAACACCAATATTACTATCGCCACACAATCAGGATATTCTGTATTTAGGTGGAAATAAATTAATGCGTTCTATGAATCAAGGCGACGATTGGAAAGCAATTAGCCAAGATTTAACTAATGGTGGAAAAAAAGGAAATGTTGCCTATGGAACCTTAACAAGTATTAGTGAGTCTCCTTTTGCGTTCGGACTTATTTACACCGGAAGTGATGATGGGTTGGTATATGTAACTAAAGACGCAGGCGGAAGCTGGGAGAATATTTCAGCTAATTTACCAAAAGATCTTTGGGTGACGCGGGTTATCGCTTCGCAACATAAAGAAGAACGTGTTTATGTCACTTTAAATGGCTATCGTTGGGACGATTTTAATAGCTACGTGTATGTTTCCGAAGACTATGGAAATACGTGGAAAAGCATACGTTCTAACATTCCAATGTCGCCAGTAAATGTTATCAAAGAAGATCCTGAAAATGAAAATATTCTCTATTTAGGAACCGATAATGGTGCCTATGTTACTTTTAATAAAGGAGCGAAGTGGGAGGTATTCCATAAAAATTTACCTGCAGTTGCTGTGCATGATTTGGTGATACAACCAGAAGCTAAAGATTTGCTTTTGGCAACACACGGAAGAAGTTTTTATAAAACGAATATTGCGCCATTACAAAAAATGAATGTGAATCTTTTGAGTAAAAAAATAACGCTTTTCCCTTTTGAAGATGTACGCTATTCGGCACGTTGGGGAAGTTCTTGGAGCAAGTGGTTTGACGCAAATACACCTCTAGAAATTATTAAGTTTTATGGGAATACTTCAGAAACTAAAGAAGTTAAAATCCTTTCGGAAAAACAATCCATTTTAAATACTATTTCTGTGGAAGCAGATAAAGGATTTAACTATGTAGATTATGATTTGTCATTAACCGAAAACGGAAGAAAAGTGCTTCTTAAAGAAAATACAAGTATCGATATTGAGGCTGCTAAAAACGGAGTGTATTATTTACCAAAAGGAACTTATTTTATTCAGATAGACGCTGAGAAAGTAAAATTTGAAGTGAAGTAG
- the brnQ gene encoding branched-chain amino acid transport system II carrier protein, protein MNKTKELLITSFALFSLFFGAGNLLLPPLLGYQAGENWFWVIIGFVITAVIIPIIGIYAHAKLQGTLYDFGKKVSPAFSLIYCVLIYIVAVAIPSPRTAAATHEIAIHPNFNTSPLLTSSIYFILVLVFALNRSKILNLIGKYLTPFIVIMLLLVIGIGLFSSQMLTNPSQFEAPIVNGILEGYQTFDAIGAVVVGAVIIISINLKVKDSFEAKKELIKKSGFIAGFGLFVIYAGLIAVGAFYGSEIDVNSALSSDMQRANLLTGISKKALGTFGNTILSVLIALACFTTAVGIVTGTADYFKGLIKNSQTVYVITAVLASVIGVVVGQLDFNSIIVIALPVLLFIYPITIVLILLNAIPDRFASNTVFRVVVLLTFIFSIPDVLNFLSPSTDLTQVISSIPFASHSLGWVLPAFIGFILLNFKTFTTKAITNQ, encoded by the coding sequence ATGAATAAAACTAAAGAATTATTAATTACAAGCTTTGCCTTGTTTTCGTTGTTTTTTGGAGCAGGAAATTTGCTATTACCACCGCTTTTGGGGTATCAGGCAGGCGAGAATTGGTTTTGGGTAATTATAGGTTTTGTAATTACCGCAGTAATAATTCCTATAATAGGTATTTATGCACATGCCAAATTACAAGGGACTTTGTATGATTTTGGTAAAAAAGTGTCCCCAGCTTTTAGTCTTATTTATTGTGTGCTTATTTATATCGTTGCAGTTGCAATTCCGTCACCACGTACCGCAGCAGCTACTCATGAAATTGCAATACATCCAAACTTTAATACTTCCCCTTTACTAACGAGTAGTATCTATTTTATTTTGGTATTAGTATTTGCATTAAATCGTTCTAAAATATTAAACCTTATTGGTAAATACCTAACTCCATTTATAGTGATTATGTTGCTTTTGGTAATTGGTATTGGTCTGTTCTCTTCACAAATGCTTACTAATCCTTCGCAATTTGAAGCGCCAATTGTAAACGGAATTTTAGAAGGTTATCAAACTTTTGATGCCATTGGAGCAGTGGTTGTAGGAGCTGTAATTATTATATCTATTAATTTAAAAGTTAAAGATTCTTTTGAAGCAAAAAAAGAACTGATTAAAAAATCGGGATTTATCGCAGGATTTGGACTCTTCGTTATTTACGCTGGGCTTATTGCTGTTGGTGCTTTTTATGGATCCGAAATAGATGTGAATAGCGCATTAAGTAGTGATATGCAACGCGCAAATCTGTTAACAGGAATTAGTAAAAAAGCATTAGGAACTTTTGGTAATACTATTTTAAGTGTATTAATCGCCTTGGCTTGCTTTACAACGGCAGTAGGTATTGTGACCGGAACTGCAGATTATTTTAAAGGATTAATAAAAAATTCGCAAACTGTGTATGTCATTACAGCAGTATTAGCTTCTGTGATTGGTGTAGTCGTTGGTCAGTTAGATTTTAATTCTATAATCGTGATTGCATTACCAGTGTTATTATTCATTTATCCAATAACTATTGTGCTCATTTTACTAAACGCAATCCCAGATAGATTTGCTTCCAATACCGTATTTCGAGTAGTGGTTTTACTAACCTTTATTTTTAGTATTCCAGATGTGCTTAATTTTTTAAGCCCTTCTACAGATTTAACACAAGTTATTTCCAGTATTCCGTTTGCAAGTCATAGCTTAGGTTGGGTGCTACCAGCTTTTATTGGTTTTATATTGTTAAATTTCAAAACTTTTACGACTAAAGCCATAACGAACCAATAG
- a CDS encoding aminopeptidase P family protein, which yields MKYNLIDNQLFIKNRKNFASQMKPKSLAVFNSNDIYPVSADSTLPFAQHRDIFFLSGVDQEESILVLFPDCPNPKHREILFLKETNEHIAVWEGEKLTKEAAFKTSGIKTVYWLQDIEKVLFELMTQAETVYINTNEHYRANVETETREDRFTKWLKEKYPAHAVAKSNPILQRLRSVKDQIELDLIQQACDITEKGFRRILNFVKPGVMEYNIEAEFMHEFLNNRSKGFAYTPIVASGNNANVLHYIENNQECKAGDLILLDVGAEYANYSSDMTRTIPVSGKFNDRQKAVYNAVLRVKNAATKMLVPGTIWADYHVEVGKLMTSELLGLGLIDKADVQNENPDWPAYKKYFMHGTSHHMGLDTHDYGILTEPMQANMVFTVEPGIYIPDEGFGIRIEDDVVIQKTGEPFNLMRNIPIEADEIEEIMNK from the coding sequence ATGAAATACAACCTAATAGACAACCAACTTTTTATAAAAAACCGTAAAAATTTTGCTTCTCAAATGAAGCCAAAAAGTCTTGCTGTTTTCAATTCTAACGATATTTACCCAGTAAGTGCAGATAGCACTTTACCATTTGCACAACACAGAGACATTTTTTTCTTAAGCGGTGTAGATCAAGAAGAAAGCATATTGGTTCTTTTTCCAGATTGCCCAAATCCGAAGCATAGAGAAATTCTTTTTTTAAAAGAAACCAACGAACATATTGCCGTTTGGGAAGGTGAAAAACTTACCAAAGAAGCTGCATTTAAAACAAGCGGAATTAAAACCGTGTATTGGTTACAAGACATAGAAAAAGTATTGTTTGAACTAATGACACAAGCAGAAACCGTTTACATAAACACCAATGAGCATTATAGAGCAAATGTAGAAACTGAAACTCGCGAAGACCGTTTCACTAAGTGGTTAAAAGAAAAATATCCAGCACATGCTGTTGCTAAAAGTAATCCTATTTTACAACGTTTACGCTCTGTAAAAGATCAGATAGAATTAGATCTCATTCAGCAAGCTTGTGATATTACTGAAAAAGGTTTCCGTAGAATATTAAACTTTGTAAAACCTGGGGTTATGGAGTATAATATTGAAGCAGAGTTTATGCATGAGTTTTTAAACAATCGCTCAAAAGGTTTTGCCTACACACCAATTGTTGCTTCTGGTAATAACGCGAACGTTCTACATTATATAGAAAACAACCAAGAGTGTAAAGCTGGCGATTTAATCTTATTAGATGTTGGTGCAGAATATGCAAATTATTCTAGTGATATGACACGAACGATTCCTGTTTCTGGAAAGTTTAACGACAGACAAAAAGCAGTTTATAATGCTGTTTTAAGAGTGAAAAACGCAGCAACCAAAATGTTGGTCCCTGGAACTATCTGGGCAGATTACCATGTAGAAGTTGGAAAACTAATGACTAGCGAATTATTAGGCTTGGGCTTAATAGATAAAGCAGATGTACAAAACGAAAATCCAGATTGGCCAGCATACAAGAAATACTTTATGCACGGAACTAGCCACCATATGGGATTAGACACACATGACTATGGCATTCTAACAGAGCCAATGCAAGCAAACATGGTCTTTACTGTAGAACCTGGGATTTATATTCCGGATGAAGGATTTGGTATTCGTATTGAAGATGATGTCGTGATACAAAAAACGGGAGAACCATTCAATTTAATGCGTAACATACCAATTGAAGCGGATGAGATTGAAGAAATTATGAATAAATAA
- a CDS encoding carboxymuconolactone decarboxylase family protein, producing the protein MSTRIETLDPETTTGKSKELFNAVQNKLGFIPNLIKVFGNSPATLQTYLSLGELTGSGNFSNKFREQLALAIAEENACNYCLSAHTAIGKMNGLTQEQTELSRQAIAADSKTQAGLQFAQDVTKNRGQVSTEAIQTVKEAGYNDGDILEIVLNVVSNTLTNYVNHIAETEVDFPSVETGKFTVTSN; encoded by the coding sequence ATGAGCACAAGAATTGAAACATTAGATCCAGAAACAACTACAGGAAAATCTAAAGAATTATTTAATGCAGTACAGAACAAATTAGGATTTATTCCAAACCTAATAAAAGTGTTTGGTAATTCGCCAGCAACCTTACAGACCTATTTAAGTTTAGGAGAGTTAACAGGAAGCGGAAACTTTAGTAACAAATTTAGAGAACAATTAGCATTAGCAATTGCAGAAGAAAATGCATGTAACTATTGTTTATCTGCGCACACAGCAATTGGTAAAATGAATGGCTTAACCCAAGAGCAAACTGAATTAAGCCGACAAGCAATTGCAGCAGATTCTAAAACACAAGCAGGTTTACAATTTGCACAAGATGTAACTAAAAACAGAGGGCAAGTTTCTACAGAAGCTATTCAAACAGTAAAAGAAGCGGGCTATAATGATGGTGATATTTTAGAAATCGTTTTAAACGTGGTTTCTAATACACTTACCAACTATGTAAATCATATTGCAGAAACCGAAGTAGATTTCCCAAGTGTAGAAACAGGAAAATTCACAGTAACTAGCAATTAA
- a CDS encoding AraC family transcriptional regulator yields the protein MAEQDITRYSYKDIFSLSVVQFEKACVFNKPEQVDAYNIYWIKKGKGTYNIDFESYNFQDNVLFFLSPGQVFSVDSEKIQEAYKISFIRDFYCIQTHDKEVACNGVLFNNVYETPFVKPCTSDTQKLDFILDGLIEEFKTNEAAQYDMLQTYLKQFIIHAVRVQKQHLTIKEDVETKLFKDFSVLVEQNYKKLHAVTDYANRLGLSPKSLTKHFNKIGSQTPSDFIKNRIILEAKRQLIYSNDSVKEIAYDLGFNDAAYFTRFFKKAVLKSPLQFKKEY from the coding sequence ATGGCAGAGCAGGACATCACAAGATATTCGTATAAAGATATATTTTCATTGAGCGTTGTTCAATTTGAAAAAGCCTGTGTTTTTAATAAACCAGAACAAGTCGATGCCTATAATATCTATTGGATTAAAAAAGGAAAAGGCACCTATAACATCGATTTTGAAAGCTATAATTTTCAAGACAACGTGCTGTTCTTTTTATCTCCTGGTCAAGTGTTTTCTGTAGATTCCGAAAAAATCCAAGAAGCCTACAAAATATCTTTTATTCGAGATTTCTACTGCATTCAAACCCACGATAAAGAAGTCGCTTGCAATGGCGTTCTTTTTAATAATGTCTACGAAACCCCTTTTGTAAAACCTTGCACTAGCGACACACAAAAACTAGATTTTATATTAGACGGTTTAATCGAAGAATTTAAAACCAACGAAGCTGCGCAATATGATATGCTGCAAACCTATTTAAAGCAATTCATTATTCATGCCGTTCGCGTGCAAAAACAACACCTTACTATTAAAGAAGACGTAGAAACCAAACTCTTTAAAGACTTTAGCGTATTGGTTGAACAAAACTATAAAAAACTGCACGCCGTAACCGATTATGCGAATAGATTAGGACTTTCCCCAAAATCGTTAACCAAACATTTTAATAAAATAGGAAGCCAAACACCTAGCGATTTTATTAAAAACAGAATTATTCTCGAAGCCAAAAGACAGCTTATTTACTCTAATGATTCAGTAAAAGAAATAGCTTACGATTTAGGTTTTAATGACGCTGCGTATTTTACACGATTCTTCAAAAAAGCAGTATTAAAATCACCACTTCAGTTTAAAAAAGAATATTAA